The Ornithodoros turicata isolate Travis chromosome 9, ASM3712646v1, whole genome shotgun sequence genome includes a region encoding these proteins:
- the LOC135369053 gene encoding delta-aminolevulinic acid dehydratase-like, which produces MSGEEAVFPMEARQNALKAYLHSGYSHVLLRQWHETGVQIDSKSFMYPVFVLDDPSGTAEIADLPGVNQYSVNSLEEHLEPLVRKGLSSVLLFGVITKLTKDSNANVMDCAESPVLRAINMLTVAFPKLLIACDVCLCPYTDHGQCGIYDKDGYLDRTSTTKRLTEVAVAFGRAGCHVVVPSDVQDCCVGPIKEALFNAGLGTSVSVLCCSAKFSSCFYGPLRDFEKTKNADSDAKCCQLPSGSVPLALRAVERDTKEGADMLMVKPGLPYLDVICRIKDRYPGYPLFVYQSAGEYSMLWHAACKGTFDLHLAVLEAVKSFRRAGADVIMTYFTPQLLDWLQK; this is translated from the exons ATGAGTGGAGAGGAGGCTGTGTTTCCCATGGAGGCTCGTCAAAATGCGCTCAAAGCGTACTTGCACAGCGGATACAGCCATGTCCTGTTACGTCAGTGGCACGAGACTGGTGTTCAAATTGATTCCAAGAGCTTTATGTATCCAGTGTTCGTCCT CGATGATCCGTCAGGCACCGCAGAAATCGCAGATCTTCCGGGCGTTAACCAGTACAGCGTGAACTCTCTGGAAGAACATTTAGAGCCTCTTGTCAGGAAAGGACTTTCGTCTGTACTGCTCTTCGGTGTCATCACCAAGCTTACCAAG GACTCTAATGCGAACGTTATGGATTGTGCTGAATCTCCAGTGCTTCGGGCCATCAACATGTTGACTGTCGCCTTTCCCAAGCTTCTAATAGCCTGTGACGTGTGTCTGTGTCCATATACTGACCACGGCCAGTGCG GCATTTACGACAAAGATGGTTACCTTGACAGGACCTCTACTACAAAGCGCCTAACAGAAGTAGCTGTGGCATTTGGAAGAGCAG GATGCCACGTGGTTGTCCCGTCGGACGTTCAGGACTGTTGCGTCGGTCCTATCAAGGAAGCATTGTTTAACGCTGGGCTCGGGACGAGCGTGTCTGTCCTTTGCTGTTCCGCAAAGTTTTCGTCTTGTTTCTATGGCCCTTTGAG GGACTTTGAGAAAACAAAAAATGCAGACTCTGACGCCAAGTGTTGCCAGTTGCCTTCGGGGTCTGTGCCTCTGGCCCTCCGTGCGGTG GAACGGGATACCAAAGAAGGTGCTGACATGCTTATGGTGAAGCCAGGCCTTCCATACCTGGATGTGATTTGTCGAATTAAAGATCGC TACCCTGGGTATCCTCTGTTTGTGTACCAGTCAGCGGGTGAGTACTCAATGCTGTGGCACGCTGCCTGCAAGGGAACATTTGACCTTCACCTGGCTGTGCTAGAAGCTGTCAAAAGTTTCAGGCGAGCAG GTGCGGATGTCATTATGACTTATTTCACACCGCAACTGCTGGACTGGCTACAAAAATGA
- the LOC135369056 gene encoding SNARE-associated protein Snapin-like, protein MYIVYKHFAMEDSGSGATSVEDFGDPSPKDILTEGIIGLLHPTIEQLDERVRSTRISQLELRQHIDSLAEDLKKIAESQQVPYDMDAYIKKLLNAKRKVMLVNSILQNTQERLNRINQSISREGARRKALIEPQAPTTPSEG, encoded by the exons ATgtacattgtttacaaacattTCGCAATGGAGGATAGCGGAAGCGGTGCAACATCTGTAGAAGATTTTGGTGATCCCTCACCCAAAGATATCTTAACTGAGGGTATAATCGGTTTACTCCACCCAACAATAGAACAACTAGACGAGCGAGTAAGGTCTACAAG AATTAGTCAGCTGGAGCTACGACAGCATATTGACAGTCTCGCAGAAG ACTTAAAGAAGATAGCTGAGAGTCAGCAAGTACCATACGACATGGATGCGTACATTAAGAAGCTTTTAAACGCAAAACGCAAGGTGATGCTTGTCAACAGTATTCTGCAGAATACGCAG GAAAGGTTGAACAGGATAAACCAGAGCATAAGTCGTGAAGGGGCAAGACGCAAGGCACTCATAGAGCCACAAGCACCCACAACGCCAAGTGAAGGATAG
- the LOC135369052 gene encoding uncharacterized protein LOC135369052 isoform X1, which translates to MQRPPPTVCVPLGLSFLALILLSGRLYEASKEIVFLRVVLAAWMPSDAELAGEKAGLLADRSRQTLANLKGDIETFLLELTSARTTLALSVVFVLIYILSWWWMAFALKQAKDDGSVSLRTVLLLSVFAAVDIAASTGFVLLRIIMYVMRDRLYPQTMRVPYITEADQFAAFTALRLTTLKSSCGTTDILVSVVVGFLTGLRVYSVACVISFYKKAKNGDVPNSFPKELSTSGDYFTERLERLKDVEEYVPKPSVPPMQVLRRSSFQGGSRQTGLDRLGRASCMSPTASTIGGDESGNPEVKIQAADMPQEMQRAAVESATQAVKLYSTEKHIAESIKQDFDTTFSPTWHCVVGRNWGSCVTHSKQCYVRMAYKDITILLYRSI; encoded by the exons ATGCAAAGACCACCACCAACCGTCTGTGTGCCATTG GGTTTGTCCTTTCTAGCTCTGATCCTATTGTCGGGTCGCCTGTATGAAGCCAGCAAAGAGATCGTATTCCTTCGGGTGGTCCTCGCAGCATGGATGCCGTCGGATGCCGAACTGGCCGGAGAAAAAGCGGGACTGCTGGCAGACAGAAGTCGACAAACGCTCGCCAACCTCAAAGGAGACATTGAAACTTTCCTCT TGGAGCTGACATCAGCGCGAACAACGCTGGCGTTAAGCGTTGTCTTCGTGCTTATCTACATCCTGAGCTGGTGGTGGATGGCTTTCGCCCTCAAGCAAGCAAAGGACGAT GGTAGCGTGTCGCTGCGTACCGTGCTTCTGCTCTCAGTATTCGCAGCAGTGGACATCGCAGCGAGTACTGGGTTCGTCCTGCTTAGGATAATTATG TACGTGATGCGAGACAGACTGTACCCACAGACGATGAGGGTTCCATATATCACGGAGGCCGATcagtttgctgcttttactgcaCTCAGGCTCACGACGCTCAAG TCCAGCTGCGGTACAACTGATATTCTTGTGTCCGTCGTCGTGGGATTTTTAACGGGACTTAGG GTGTATAGTGTGGCTTGCGTGATTTCCTTCTACAAGAAAGCCAAGAACGGCGACGTTCCTAACTCTTTTCCGAAAG AGCTTTCCACGAGCGGCGACTACTTCACAGAGCGATTAGAACGTTTAAAAGATGTCGAAGAATATGTTCCCAAACCATCTGTACCTCCGAT GCAAGTGCTGCGAAGATCCTCCTTCCAAGGTGGCAGTCGGCAAACGGGTCTGGACCGCCTGGGCAGGGCCAGCTGCATGAGTCCCACCGCGTCCACAATCGGCGGCGACGAGTCGGGGAACCCCGAAGTAAAGATTCAGGCGGCGGACATGCCGCAGGAGATGCAGCGTGCCGCCGTCGAATCGGCCACGCAAGCCGTCAAGCTGTATTCCACCGAGAAGCATATCGCGGAGAGCATCAAGCAGGACTTCGACACCACCTTCAGTCCTACGTGGCACTGCGTCGTGGGTAGAAACTGGGGAAGTTGCGTTACTCACTCCAAGCAATGTTACGTCCGCATGGCGTACAAGGACATTACTATTCTTCTGTATAGGTCCATATGA
- the LOC135369052 gene encoding uncharacterized protein LOC135369052 isoform X2, translating to MPGFWNFIGLSFLALILLSGRLYEASKEIVFLRVVLAAWMPSDAELAGEKAGLLADRSRQTLANLKGDIETFLLELTSARTTLALSVVFVLIYILSWWWMAFALKQAKDDGSVSLRTVLLLSVFAAVDIAASTGFVLLRIIMYVMRDRLYPQTMRVPYITEADQFAAFTALRLTTLKSSCGTTDILVSVVVGFLTGLRVYSVACVISFYKKAKNGDVPNSFPKELSTSGDYFTERLERLKDVEEYVPKPSVPPMQVLRRSSFQGGSRQTGLDRLGRASCMSPTASTIGGDESGNPEVKIQAADMPQEMQRAAVESATQAVKLYSTEKHIAESIKQDFDTTFSPTWHCVVGRNWGSCVTHSKQCYVRMAYKDITILLYRSI from the exons ATGCCTGGATTCTGGAATTTTATC GGTTTGTCCTTTCTAGCTCTGATCCTATTGTCGGGTCGCCTGTATGAAGCCAGCAAAGAGATCGTATTCCTTCGGGTGGTCCTCGCAGCATGGATGCCGTCGGATGCCGAACTGGCCGGAGAAAAAGCGGGACTGCTGGCAGACAGAAGTCGACAAACGCTCGCCAACCTCAAAGGAGACATTGAAACTTTCCTCT TGGAGCTGACATCAGCGCGAACAACGCTGGCGTTAAGCGTTGTCTTCGTGCTTATCTACATCCTGAGCTGGTGGTGGATGGCTTTCGCCCTCAAGCAAGCAAAGGACGAT GGTAGCGTGTCGCTGCGTACCGTGCTTCTGCTCTCAGTATTCGCAGCAGTGGACATCGCAGCGAGTACTGGGTTCGTCCTGCTTAGGATAATTATG TACGTGATGCGAGACAGACTGTACCCACAGACGATGAGGGTTCCATATATCACGGAGGCCGATcagtttgctgcttttactgcaCTCAGGCTCACGACGCTCAAG TCCAGCTGCGGTACAACTGATATTCTTGTGTCCGTCGTCGTGGGATTTTTAACGGGACTTAGG GTGTATAGTGTGGCTTGCGTGATTTCCTTCTACAAGAAAGCCAAGAACGGCGACGTTCCTAACTCTTTTCCGAAAG AGCTTTCCACGAGCGGCGACTACTTCACAGAGCGATTAGAACGTTTAAAAGATGTCGAAGAATATGTTCCCAAACCATCTGTACCTCCGAT GCAAGTGCTGCGAAGATCCTCCTTCCAAGGTGGCAGTCGGCAAACGGGTCTGGACCGCCTGGGCAGGGCCAGCTGCATGAGTCCCACCGCGTCCACAATCGGCGGCGACGAGTCGGGGAACCCCGAAGTAAAGATTCAGGCGGCGGACATGCCGCAGGAGATGCAGCGTGCCGCCGTCGAATCGGCCACGCAAGCCGTCAAGCTGTATTCCACCGAGAAGCATATCGCGGAGAGCATCAAGCAGGACTTCGACACCACCTTCAGTCCTACGTGGCACTGCGTCGTGGGTAGAAACTGGGGAAGTTGCGTTACTCACTCCAAGCAATGTTACGTCCGCATGGCGTACAAGGACATTACTATTCTTCTGTATAGGTCCATATGA